From a single Ciconia boyciana chromosome 4, ASM3463844v1, whole genome shotgun sequence genomic region:
- the SYT4 gene encoding synaptotagmin-4, with translation MAPIAASRQQFDEIPTVVGIFSAFGLVFSVPLFAWICCQRKSSKSNKTPPYKFVHVLKGVDIYPENLNSKKKFGAYDKSEAKNKSAMPKNSLHLDLEKRDLNGNFPKTTPKIQSSPDLENTSPKHFAERKKDSVSPDSLKSITSLSSEDKQDKLGTLFFSLEYNFEKKAFVVNIKEARGLPAMDEQSMTSDPYIKMTILPEKKHKVKTRVLRKTLDPAFDETFTFYGIPYSQIQDLTLHFMILSFDRFSRDDVIGEVLIPLTGIELSEGRLLMDREIIKRNVRKSSEHGELLISLCYQSTTNTLTVVVLKARHLPKSDVSGLSDPYVKVNLYHAKKRISKKKTHVKKCTPNAVFNELFVFDIPCEGLDDISIEFLVLDSDRGSRNEVIGRLTLGSSAEGTGGEHWKEICEYPRRQIAKWHMLCDG, from the exons ATGGCTCCGATCGCGGCCAGCCGGCAGCAGTTCG ATGAAATTCCTACAGTGGTTGGGATCTTTAGTGCATTTGGCCTTGTCTTCTCTGTTCCCCTTTTTGCTTGGATCTGCTGCCAACGTAAATCTTCTAAATCCAATAAGACCCCTCCATATAAGTTTGTCCATGTTCTGAAGGGGGTTGATATTTACCCTGAGAATCTCAACAGTAAGAAGAAGTTTGGAGCATATGATAAAAGTGAAGCAAAGAACAAATCAGCAATGCCAAAGAATTCTCTCCATCTTgacctggagaagagagatcTAAATGGCAACTTCCCCAAAACAACCCCTAAAATCCAGAGCTCTCCAGATCTTGAAAATACATCTCCTAAGCActttgcagaaaggaagaaagattcAGTATCCCCTGATAGTTTAAAATCCATCACTTCCCTGTCATCTGAAGATAAACAAGACAAGCTAGGaactctctttttctccttagaGTATAACTTCGAGAAAAAGGCATTTGTAGTGAACATCAAAGAAGCACGTGGGCTTCCAGCAATGGATGAACAGTCAATGACTTCTGATCCCTACATCAAAATGACAATCCTGCCTGAGAAAAAGCACAAGGTGAAAACCAGAGTGCTGAGAAAAACCTTAGATCCAGCTTTTGATGAGACCTTCACGTTTTATGGGATCCCCTATAGCCAAATTCAAGACTTAACACTTCACTTTATGATCTTGAGCTTTGACAGGTTTTCCAGAGATGATGTCATTGGAGAAGTCCTCATTCCCCTCACAGGAATTGAACTGTCAGAAGGAAGGCTGCTAATGGACAGAGAGAtcatcaaaagaaatgttagG AAATCATCTGAGCATGGAGAATTACTGATCTCTCTCTGTTATCAGTCTACAACAAACACGCTCACTGTGGTTGTTTTAAAAGCCAGGCATCTACCTAAATCTGATGTGTCGGGATTATCAG ACCCTTATGTCAAAGTGAACCTGTACCATGCTAAGAAGAGAATTTCTAAGAAGAAAACCCATGTGAAGAAGTGCACGCCCAATGCAGTGTTCAATGAATTGTTTGTCTTTGACATTCCTTGTGAGGGCCTTGATGATATCAGCATTGAATTTTTGGTTTTAGATTCAGATAGGGGGTCAAGGAATGAGGTCATTGGCCGGTTAACCTTGGGATCTTCAGCAGAAGGAACAGGTGGAGAGCACTGGAAAGAAATTTGTGAATATCCTAGGAGACAAATTGCCAAATGGCATATGTTGTGTGATGGTTAG